In Actinomadura luzonensis, a single window of DNA contains:
- a CDS encoding YciI family protein encodes MKYVLMFVETEEFARSLEAMGELEREAAYAAVMRWFDEHADRITHHTHLAPVHTATTVRLGPGEPVVTDGPFVEGKEVVSGFAEVEVADLDEALKLARSWPACPVVEIRPVA; translated from the coding sequence GTGAAGTACGTGCTGATGTTCGTCGAGACCGAGGAGTTCGCCCGGAGCCTGGAGGCCATGGGCGAGCTGGAGCGGGAGGCGGCCTACGCGGCCGTCATGCGGTGGTTCGACGAGCACGCCGACCGGATCACCCACCACACCCACCTGGCTCCTGTGCACACCGCCACCACGGTGCGCCTCGGGCCGGGCGAGCCCGTCGTCACCGACGGGCCGTTCGTCGAGGGCAAGGAGGTGGTCAGCGGGTTCGCCGAGGTCGAGGTGGCCGACCTGGACGAGGCGCTGAAGCTGGCCCGCTCGTGGCCGGCCTGCCCGGTCGTGGAGATCCGCCCGGTCGCATGA
- a CDS encoding tetratricopeptide repeat protein has protein sequence MTADPTMARIGQGVELHHHQGRRDAARDLFAQIWDDIGGEQGDPLHVCVLAHSMADVQDDVGQELMWDLRALAAVERVTDERVAEAGVPLSVAGLYPSLHLNLADCYRKLGDLDRAREHLRQARDGIGALGDDDYGQLIKGGLERLAAQLDETA, from the coding sequence ATGACCGCCGACCCGACGATGGCCAGGATCGGCCAGGGCGTGGAGTTACACCACCACCAAGGCCGGCGCGACGCCGCCCGCGACCTGTTCGCCCAGATCTGGGATGACATCGGCGGCGAGCAGGGCGACCCGCTGCACGTCTGCGTGCTCGCCCACTCGATGGCCGACGTCCAGGACGACGTCGGCCAGGAGCTGATGTGGGACCTGCGGGCGCTCGCCGCCGTCGAGCGGGTCACCGACGAGCGGGTGGCCGAGGCCGGGGTGCCGCTCTCGGTGGCCGGCCTGTACCCATCGCTGCACCTCAACCTGGCCGACTGCTACCGCAAGCTGGGCGACCTCGACCGCGCCCGCGAACACCTCCGGCAGGCCCGCGACGGCATCGGCGCGCTCGGCGACGACGACTACGGGCAGCTCATCAAGGGCGGCCTGGAACGACTGGCCGCCCAGCTCGACGAGACCGCCTGA
- a CDS encoding RNA polymerase sigma factor gives MRTPVPEEVLVRVVREHAGRLAASLVSLLGDFSAAEDLVQDAVETALRRWPAEGVPERPDAWLFTVARRRGLDVLRRESTYRAKLARLAWPAPAASDDRLRLIFTCCHPALSRAAQIALTLRVVCGLSTAQIAAAFLVPEATVAQRITRAKRKVAEAGIPYRIPPQDELPGRVNEVLAVIYLLFNEGYLSSTGERAEARDLVDDAEWLAALLVNLLPKEPEAAGLLALIRLHRARGAARFDERGRLVLLADQDRGLWDRRAIAEATALLTRAARAHRRPGPYQVQAAIVACHAEAAAFADTDWAQILVLYDLLLRLAPSPVTRVHRAVAVRHVKGPEAALAELAELGDELERYPLLHATRAELLRELGRREEARRADERALELTANPAQQALLERRLGWD, from the coding sequence ATGAGGACGCCGGTGCCGGAAGAGGTGCTGGTCCGCGTGGTGCGCGAGCACGCGGGCCGGCTGGCGGCGTCCCTGGTGTCGCTGCTGGGCGACTTCTCCGCCGCCGAGGACCTGGTGCAGGACGCGGTGGAGACCGCGTTGCGGCGCTGGCCGGCGGAGGGCGTGCCGGAGCGGCCGGACGCGTGGCTGTTCACCGTGGCCCGCCGGCGCGGCCTGGACGTGCTGCGCCGCGAGTCCACCTACCGGGCCAAGCTGGCGCGGCTCGCCTGGCCGGCGCCCGCCGCGTCCGACGACCGGCTGCGGCTGATCTTCACCTGCTGCCATCCGGCGTTGTCCAGGGCCGCGCAGATCGCGCTCACGCTGCGGGTGGTGTGCGGGCTGTCCACCGCGCAGATCGCGGCCGCGTTCCTCGTGCCCGAGGCGACGGTGGCGCAGCGGATCACCCGCGCCAAGCGGAAGGTCGCCGAGGCCGGGATCCCGTACCGCATCCCGCCGCAGGACGAGCTGCCGGGCCGCGTCAACGAGGTGCTGGCGGTCATCTACCTGCTGTTCAACGAGGGCTACCTGTCGAGCACCGGCGAGCGGGCCGAGGCCCGGGACCTGGTGGACGACGCGGAGTGGCTGGCCGCGCTGCTGGTCAACCTGCTGCCCAAGGAGCCGGAGGCGGCCGGGCTGCTGGCGCTGATCCGGCTGCACCGGGCCCGCGGCGCGGCCCGCTTCGACGAGCGCGGCCGGCTGGTGCTGCTGGCCGACCAGGACCGCGGCCTGTGGGACCGGCGGGCCATCGCCGAGGCCACGGCGCTGCTGACGCGGGCCGCCCGCGCCCATCGCCGGCCGGGGCCGTACCAGGTGCAGGCCGCCATCGTGGCCTGTCACGCCGAGGCCGCGGCCTTCGCCGACACCGACTGGGCGCAGATCCTGGTGCTGTACGACCTGCTGCTGCGCCTGGCTCCCTCACCGGTCACGCGGGTGCACAGGGCCGTCGCGGTGCGGCACGTCAAGGGGCCCGAGGCGGCCCTGGCCGAGCTGGCGGAGCTCGGCGACGAGCTGGAGCGCTATCCGCTCCTGCACGCCACCCGCGCCGAGCTGCTGCGTGAGCTGGGCCGCCGCGAGGAGGCCCGCCGCGCCGACGAGCGGGCGCTGGAGCTGACCGCGAACCCGGCCCAGCAGGCGCTGCTGGAGCGGCGCCTCGGCTGGGACTGA
- a CDS encoding NACHT domain-containing protein codes for MDTERLDMERLDMERVAPARAGQVHLGAGEVGGMTDGRRPGPPDPARAGSVPEFVGSLALLRRWAGEPSLSRLRSLGGQTAAADGSLVDALPKSTTSHVLRQRDRLPRWEFVRAFVTACLRSCEHPPELIPGELERWRAARAALATPDPAPSGPAPPDPPPPDPGASGPGEQPVLAPFDPVVELLVRRVAREEDRARKGLLGGYDLAPVSFAPVSFASVSFASGPDGEHAPDGGHAPDGEHGPRDRPGGDDPHDVHTIGRFFTALRPRRLMVAGGSGAGKTVLAIELVLQLLEPWLTPAPPPGHPAAVPVRLNAARWTLGRPFEPWLAEQLAHEFGLAPDDALRLVRDRRVLPVVDGLDELDPEPSQGPPRRAIALLAELNRYSDLSGRRPGAVVVTCRADRHAELRAAGAALAGATTVRLRDLAAGQIAGYLRARWPDGHPCAPHSDGVQEALRGPSGGIVHAALATPWRLLLTVTAVESGADPHDLLRADPRDDPRAGAARIARRLLEAYVPAATRLTPRAAPGTPYQPDQVRAWLVRLAAHLQWQAARTAGADRPPPGLTGIDLVPHLLWPIGGWRLVRVLHCLCSAVLAVVAMLAFWRGSTMDVLGGPGAGPGTERLLHLALMTSWVGIVTGLSWSPWPAAAGGRSNVPRRRRLAGALLGALAGVPVGVLGGLAGLALTGEEIFGPAFAVAAGGTGGMALGAVIGLTAAGRDGAERMTVSEAIRAEPVTLTGFGLCGALTGLAPLRLADAGPVPLAVGVSGAFVLAFALGVVFKIAAGGWSMETELAHPREALHRNPATGVAFGLTGGVAAFLVFVMRQDVVESLACALVGGVTFGLAFGALAWTRTMIGLVVAATRGLLPLRLWAFLDWACEARLLRVSGATYQFRHRELQDYLTSSRG; via the coding sequence GTGGACACGGAGCGGCTGGACATGGAGCGGCTGGACATGGAGCGGGTGGCCCCGGCGCGGGCGGGCCAGGTTCACCTGGGCGCTGGTGAGGTCGGGGGAATGACCGACGGCCGGCGTCCAGGGCCGCCCGACCCGGCGCGGGCCGGCAGCGTCCCCGAGTTCGTCGGGTCGCTGGCCCTGCTGCGGCGGTGGGCGGGCGAGCCGTCGCTGAGCCGGCTGCGCTCGCTCGGCGGGCAGACGGCGGCCGCGGACGGGTCCCTGGTGGACGCGCTGCCGAAGAGCACGACCTCGCACGTGTTACGGCAGCGCGACCGGCTGCCGCGGTGGGAGTTCGTGCGCGCCTTCGTCACCGCCTGCCTGCGCTCCTGCGAGCACCCGCCGGAGCTGATCCCCGGCGAGCTCGAACGGTGGCGCGCCGCCCGCGCGGCCCTCGCCACCCCCGACCCCGCCCCTTCCGGCCCCGCCCCGCCCGACCCCCCACCCCCCGACCCCGGGGCGTCCGGCCCCGGGGAGCAGCCCGTCCTGGCGCCCTTCGACCCGGTGGTCGAGCTGCTCGTGCGGCGCGTGGCCCGCGAGGAGGACCGGGCCCGCAAGGGGCTGCTCGGCGGCTACGACCTCGCGCCCGTCTCCTTCGCGCCCGTCTCCTTCGCCTCCGTCTCCTTCGCCTCCGGCCCGGACGGCGAGCACGCCCCCGACGGCGGGCACGCCCCCGACGGCGAGCACGGCCCCCGCGACCGGCCAGGCGGCGACGACCCGCACGACGTCCACACGATCGGCCGCTTCTTCACCGCCCTGCGCCCCCGGCGCCTGATGGTGGCCGGCGGGTCCGGCGCGGGCAAGACGGTGCTCGCCATCGAGCTGGTGCTGCAACTGCTGGAGCCCTGGCTGACTCCGGCCCCGCCCCCGGGCCACCCGGCGGCGGTGCCGGTCCGGCTGAACGCGGCCCGCTGGACCCTGGGCCGGCCGTTCGAGCCGTGGCTGGCCGAGCAGCTCGCGCACGAGTTCGGGCTCGCGCCCGACGACGCCCTGCGGCTGGTGCGGGACCGCCGCGTGCTGCCGGTCGTGGACGGCCTGGACGAGCTGGACCCCGAGCCGTCGCAAGGCCCTCCGCGCCGCGCGATCGCGCTGCTGGCCGAGCTGAACCGCTACAGCGACCTGTCGGGACGGCGTCCCGGAGCGGTGGTGGTGACCTGCCGCGCCGACCGGCACGCCGAGCTGCGCGCGGCCGGCGCCGCGCTGGCCGGCGCCACCACCGTCCGGCTGCGCGACCTGGCCGCCGGGCAGATCGCCGGCTACCTGCGGGCCCGCTGGCCGGACGGCCACCCGTGCGCGCCGCACAGCGACGGCGTCCAGGAGGCGCTGCGCGGGCCGTCGGGCGGGATCGTGCACGCCGCCCTCGCCACGCCGTGGCGGCTGCTGCTGACCGTCACCGCCGTGGAGTCCGGCGCGGACCCGCACGACCTGCTGCGCGCCGACCCGCGCGACGACCCGCGCGCGGGGGCCGCGCGGATCGCCCGGCGGCTGCTGGAGGCGTACGTCCCCGCCGCCACCCGGCTCACGCCCCGGGCCGCGCCGGGCACGCCGTACCAGCCGGACCAGGTGCGGGCGTGGCTCGTGCGCCTGGCCGCCCACCTGCAGTGGCAGGCCGCGAGGACCGCCGGGGCGGACCGGCCGCCGCCCGGCCTGACCGGGATCGACCTCGTCCCGCACCTGCTGTGGCCGATCGGCGGCTGGCGGCTGGTCCGGGTGCTGCACTGCCTGTGCTCCGCCGTCCTCGCGGTCGTCGCCATGCTGGCCTTCTGGAGGGGGTCCACGATGGACGTGCTCGGCGGGCCGGGCGCGGGGCCGGGGACGGAGCGGCTGCTTCATCTGGCGCTCATGACGTCCTGGGTGGGCATCGTGACCGGCCTGTCGTGGTCGCCGTGGCCGGCCGCGGCGGGCGGGCGGAGCAACGTCCCCCGGCGGCGGCGCCTGGCGGGCGCGCTGCTCGGGGCCCTGGCGGGCGTGCCCGTCGGGGTGCTCGGCGGCCTGGCCGGGCTGGCGCTGACCGGGGAGGAGATCTTCGGGCCGGCCTTCGCCGTCGCCGCGGGAGGGACCGGCGGGATGGCGCTCGGCGCGGTCATCGGGCTGACCGCCGCCGGCCGGGACGGGGCCGAGCGGATGACGGTGTCCGAGGCGATCAGGGCCGAGCCCGTCACGCTGACCGGCTTCGGGCTGTGCGGGGCGCTGACCGGGCTCGCGCCGCTGCGGCTGGCGGACGCCGGCCCGGTGCCGCTGGCCGTGGGCGTGAGCGGCGCGTTCGTGCTGGCGTTCGCGCTCGGCGTGGTCTTCAAGATCGCCGCCGGCGGGTGGAGCATGGAGACCGAGCTGGCCCATCCGCGTGAGGCGCTGCACCGCAACCCGGCGACCGGGGTGGCCTTCGGGCTCACCGGCGGCGTGGCCGCCTTCCTGGTGTTCGTGATGCGCCAGGACGTCGTGGAGTCGCTGGCGTGCGCGCTCGTCGGCGGCGTCACGTTCGGCCTGGCCTTCGGCGCGCTCGCCTGGACCCGTACGATGATCGGCCTGGTCGTCGCGGCCACGCGCGGCCTGCTCCCGCTGCGGCTCTGGGCCTTCCTCGACTGGGCGTGCGAGGCCCGGCTGCTGCGCGTCAGCGGCGCGACGTACCAGTTCAGGCACCGGGAGCTGCAGGATTACCTGACCTCGTCGCGCGGGTGA
- a CDS encoding helix-turn-helix domain-containing protein, with product MHPARSSLLDLTPAADATASCPGSSSGRLLRGWRKRALLTQEQLAERAGLNVRTVRRLENGGPLQPRTSSILLLAQALDLDGEERALLAAVAGGPPRAAIVPRQLPADVTALVGRERELAALEDHLGAGPVTAVCVEGMAGAGKTALAVHAAHRLAHRFPGGQLFVDLRGHAPGAAPVEPGEALARLLRALGVPAAGVPEHLDDRAALYRSVLAERRVLVVLDDAADEHQVLPLLPGGQDCRVVVTGRRRLSCLPDAATLPLGVLPQAAAAALFAQVAGPERVAGAPAEELSEVVARCGLLPLAVGVAAARLRAHATWSVRHLLDRLAGDRLAELRAGRHDVAAALDLSYDRLPPELRRAYRLLGTGPGADFGAGAAAELLGTSVPRAERLLDQLLEVHLVQETAPGRYHLPGLLRDHARGRAR from the coding sequence TTGCACCCAGCACGATCATCACTGCTCGATCTCACCCCGGCCGCCGACGCCACCGCGTCCTGCCCGGGATCCTCGTCGGGACGGCTGCTGCGCGGCTGGCGGAAGCGGGCGCTGCTGACCCAGGAGCAGCTCGCCGAGCGGGCGGGGCTCAACGTCAGGACCGTCCGCCGGCTGGAGAACGGCGGGCCCCTGCAGCCGCGCACCAGCTCGATCCTGCTGCTGGCGCAGGCCCTCGACCTGGACGGCGAGGAGCGCGCGCTGCTCGCCGCCGTCGCCGGCGGGCCGCCGCGGGCGGCGATCGTCCCGCGCCAGCTCCCCGCCGACGTCACGGCCCTGGTGGGCCGGGAGCGCGAGCTCGCGGCGCTGGAGGACCACCTCGGCGCGGGCCCGGTCACGGCCGTCTGCGTCGAGGGCATGGCGGGCGCAGGCAAGACGGCGCTGGCGGTGCACGCCGCGCACCGGCTCGCGCACCGCTTCCCCGGCGGGCAGCTCTTCGTGGACCTGCGCGGCCACGCGCCCGGCGCGGCCCCGGTGGAGCCGGGCGAGGCCCTGGCGCGCCTGCTCCGGGCGCTCGGCGTGCCCGCCGCGGGCGTCCCCGAGCACCTGGACGACCGGGCCGCGCTCTACCGGAGCGTGCTGGCCGAGCGCAGGGTGCTCGTCGTGCTGGACGACGCCGCCGACGAGCACCAGGTCCTCCCCCTGCTGCCCGGGGGCCAGGACTGCCGGGTCGTCGTCACCGGCCGCCGGCGGCTGAGCTGCCTGCCGGACGCCGCGACCCTGCCGCTCGGCGTGCTCCCGCAGGCCGCGGCGGCCGCCCTGTTCGCCCAGGTGGCCGGGCCCGAGCGGGTGGCGGGGGCGCCGGCGGAGGAGCTGTCGGAGGTGGTGGCGCGCTGCGGGCTGCTGCCCCTGGCGGTCGGCGTCGCCGCCGCCCGGCTGCGGGCGCACGCCACGTGGAGCGTGCGGCACCTGCTGGACCGGCTGGCCGGCGACCGGCTGGCCGAGCTGCGCGCCGGACGGCACGACGTGGCCGCCGCCCTGGACCTGTCCTACGACCGGCTCCCGCCCGAGCTGCGGCGGGCGTACCGGCTGCTGGGCACGGGCCCTGGGGCCGACTTCGGGGCCGGGGCCGCCGCAGAGCTGCTGGGCACGTCCGTCCCGCGCGCGGAGCGGCTGCTCGACCAGCTGCTCGAGGTGCATCTCGTGCAGGAGACCGCCCCCGGCCGCTACCACCTGCCCGGCCTGTTGCGCGACCACGCACGGGGTAGAGCGAGGTGA
- a CDS encoding WD40 repeat domain-containing protein, with translation MIERGDRPSEECPYQGLAPFEAGRAELFFGRGRATANLLGRLGRRLAGRGSVLLVTGASGVGKSSLLRAGLIPAVAEEGLPAAGNARWHCVLTTPTARPLRALPEPPPPGGRLLLVVDQFEELFTLVSDERERQAFVAALHALTEGPAGAGVVVGVRADYWERCAAYPQLAEAIQDGQVIVEPMAEPDLRLAITGPAATAGLSLEPGLVETILDELRAGERHQAGALPLLSQALRNTWERRKEGTLTVRGYEESGRVRDSVRRTADEVLARLPPEDRRAALRIFRRLTLITAGGRLARRAARLPEVHAAASARTAQRQERVGALLSAFADRRLLTLHEDTVEIAHDALLTAWPALRQWLEPDLAAQSVYDRLIEAAAQWEDNHRDPAFLYRGARLLAVQDSRVRWERDPDSYPPPGPVVEGFVAASVRAARRAGRRRRLVVTGLALLSALALAGAAAAVNAAGEADRQRRVATSRQLAAQSEVTGDVALSSLLAVAAWRMAGTDEARNRLLSAAARTGRDTLAGHEKEVVSLAFSADGSAIATGSQDGTARLWDTASRRQLGAPVTRPRFDCSAVHVALSPDGRTLATACLGGVRFYDVAGRRELGPPIEHEEVVSALAYRPDGRTLVTGDFRGVVRQWDAVTHRPHGPPMGRPDHGPALAGIVRGLAFSRDGASLAVARGDTVRLWDPATARPRGGPLARHAQPVLDVAFSPDGRTLATVSWDDTARLWSLPSGRQSAVLRDRTAGFTTIAFSPDGTRIATGGPSGRTVLWDAATRQPILALADNVSGVERVAFSPDGGLLAAAGDDGLVRLADPKVHLQIGRPLPGEGAVALSPDGRILATGVPGRQSPDVRLWDVATQRPLGPALRPAGARRPVTGLAFLPGGRTLVTSHPDGLRLWDVASRRPLAHEPTLKGLAEPSPDGRYVAVQHDRSIAFWDVAGRRESGPRISVPGHTDVITGMAISPDGRTLASAGFDARVRLFDVASRRPIGIALIAGDAAPAALAFSPDGEILATGSTRGEVLLWDLRTHRPLGAPMTGHGSGVAGLAYSRDGRSVASVAGDGTARLWNVALPADLLGAACANAGRSLTREEWQNLMLQEEFRPTCP, from the coding sequence ATGATCGAGCGGGGGGACCGCCCGAGTGAGGAGTGTCCCTACCAAGGTCTCGCGCCGTTCGAGGCGGGCCGGGCGGAGCTGTTCTTCGGACGCGGCCGGGCGACCGCGAACCTCCTCGGCCGCCTGGGCCGGCGGCTGGCCGGGCGCGGGTCCGTCCTGCTGGTCACGGGCGCCTCGGGGGTCGGCAAGTCGTCGCTGCTGCGCGCGGGCCTGATCCCGGCCGTGGCGGAGGAGGGGCTGCCGGCCGCGGGGAACGCGCGCTGGCACTGCGTGCTCACCACCCCCACGGCGCGCCCGCTGCGGGCCCTGCCGGAGCCCCCGCCGCCGGGCGGGCGGCTGCTGCTCGTCGTGGACCAGTTCGAGGAGCTGTTCACGCTGGTGTCCGACGAGCGGGAGCGCCAGGCGTTCGTGGCGGCCCTGCACGCCCTGACCGAGGGCCCGGCAGGGGCCGGGGTCGTCGTCGGGGTGCGCGCCGACTACTGGGAGCGCTGCGCCGCCTATCCGCAGCTCGCCGAGGCGATCCAGGACGGCCAGGTCATCGTCGAGCCGATGGCGGAGCCGGACCTGCGCCTGGCCATCACCGGCCCCGCCGCGACGGCGGGCCTCAGCCTCGAACCCGGTCTCGTGGAGACCATCCTCGACGAGCTGCGCGCCGGCGAGCGCCACCAGGCCGGCGCCCTTCCCCTGCTGTCCCAGGCCCTCCGCAACACGTGGGAGCGGCGCAAGGAGGGCACCCTCACCGTCCGGGGGTACGAGGAGTCCGGCCGGGTCCGCGACTCCGTGCGCCGCACCGCCGACGAGGTGCTCGCCCGGCTGCCGCCCGAGGACCGCAGGGCCGCGCTGCGGATCTTCCGCCGGCTCACCCTGATCACCGCCGGCGGGCGGCTCGCGCGGCGCGCGGCGCGGCTGCCCGAGGTGCACGCCGCCGCCTCCGCGCGGACGGCGCAGCGGCAGGAGCGGGTGGGGGCGCTGCTGTCCGCGTTCGCCGACCGGCGGCTGCTCACCCTGCACGAGGACACCGTCGAGATCGCCCACGACGCGCTGCTGACCGCCTGGCCCGCCCTGCGGCAGTGGCTGGAGCCCGACCTCGCCGCCCAGTCCGTGTACGACCGGCTGATCGAGGCCGCCGCGCAGTGGGAGGACAACCACCGCGACCCCGCCTTCCTCTACCGGGGCGCGCGGCTGCTCGCCGTCCAGGACAGCCGGGTCCGCTGGGAGCGGGACCCTGACAGCTACCCGCCGCCCGGCCCGGTCGTCGAGGGCTTCGTCGCCGCCTCCGTCCGCGCCGCGCGGCGGGCCGGCCGCCGCCGGCGGCTCGTCGTGACCGGCCTCGCGCTGCTGTCGGCGCTCGCCCTCGCCGGGGCCGCCGCCGCCGTGAACGCCGCGGGCGAGGCCGACCGGCAGCGCAGGGTGGCGACCTCCCGCCAGCTCGCGGCGCAGAGCGAGGTCACCGGCGACGTCGCGCTGTCCTCGCTGCTGGCCGTGGCCGCCTGGCGGATGGCCGGGACGGACGAGGCCCGCAACCGCCTGCTGTCCGCCGCCGCCCGCACCGGCCGGGACACGCTCGCCGGGCACGAGAAGGAGGTCGTGTCGCTGGCGTTCAGCGCCGACGGCTCCGCCATCGCGACGGGCAGCCAGGACGGCACCGCCCGCCTGTGGGACACGGCCTCGCGGCGGCAGCTCGGCGCGCCCGTCACCCGCCCCCGCTTCGACTGCTCCGCCGTGCATGTGGCCCTCAGCCCGGACGGCCGGACGCTCGCCACCGCCTGCCTCGGCGGCGTCCGCTTCTACGACGTCGCCGGCCGCCGCGAGCTGGGCCCGCCGATCGAGCACGAGGAGGTCGTGTCGGCGCTCGCCTACCGCCCGGACGGCAGGACCCTGGTGACCGGCGACTTCAGGGGCGTCGTGCGGCAGTGGGACGCGGTCACGCACCGCCCGCACGGCCCGCCCATGGGCCGCCCCGACCACGGCCCGGCCCTGGCGGGCATCGTGCGCGGCCTCGCCTTCAGCCGCGACGGCGCGAGCCTCGCCGTCGCGCGCGGCGACACGGTGCGGCTGTGGGACCCGGCCACGGCCCGCCCGCGCGGCGGCCCGCTCGCCCGGCACGCCCAGCCCGTCCTCGACGTCGCCTTCAGCCCCGACGGCCGCACCCTCGCCACCGTGAGCTGGGACGACACCGCCCGGCTGTGGAGCCTGCCGTCGGGCCGGCAGAGCGCCGTCCTCAGGGACAGGACCGCCGGGTTCACCACGATCGCCTTCAGCCCCGACGGCACCAGGATCGCCACCGGCGGCCCCTCCGGCCGCACCGTCCTGTGGGACGCGGCCACCCGGCAGCCGATCCTCGCGCTCGCCGACAACGTCTCCGGCGTCGAACGCGTCGCGTTCAGCCCGGACGGCGGGCTGCTCGCCGCGGCCGGCGACGACGGCCTGGTCCGCCTCGCCGACCCGAAGGTCCACCTGCAGATCGGCCGGCCGCTGCCCGGCGAGGGGGCCGTCGCGCTCAGCCCCGACGGGCGGATCCTGGCCACCGGCGTCCCCGGCCGGCAGAGCCCGGACGTTCGCCTCTGGGACGTGGCCACCCAGCGGCCGCTCGGCCCCGCGCTCCGCCCCGCGGGCGCCCGCCGCCCCGTGACCGGGCTCGCCTTCCTGCCCGGCGGGCGCACGCTCGTCACCTCCCACCCCGACGGACTGCGGCTCTGGGACGTCGCCTCCCGGCGGCCGCTCGCGCACGAGCCCACCCTGAAGGGGCTGGCCGAGCCGAGCCCCGACGGCAGGTACGTCGCCGTCCAGCACGACCGGTCCATCGCGTTCTGGGACGTCGCGGGCCGCCGCGAGAGCGGGCCGCGCATCAGCGTCCCCGGCCACACCGACGTCATCACCGGGATGGCGATCAGCCCCGACGGCCGCACCCTGGCCAGCGCGGGCTTCGACGCCCGGGTGCGGCTGTTCGACGTCGCGAGCCGCCGCCCGATCGGCATCGCGCTGATCGCCGGGGACGCCGCGCCCGCCGCTCTGGCGTTCAGCCCGGACGGCGAGATCCTGGCCACCGGCAGCACGCGCGGCGAGGTGCTGCTGTGGGACCTGCGGACGCACCGGCCGCTCGGCGCGCCGATGACCGGTCACGGCAGCGGCGTGGCCGGGCTCGCCTACAGCCGCGACGGCCGGTCCGTGGCGTCCGTGGCCGGCGACGGGACCGCCCGGCTGTGGAACGTCGCCCTGCCCGCCGACCTGCTCGGCGCGGCCTGCGCCAACGCGGGCCGCTCGCTCACTCGCGAGGAGTGGCAGAATCTCATGCTGCAGGAGGAGTTCCGCCCGACGTGTCCGTGA
- a CDS encoding VOC family protein: protein MHPRLNTIDLVVADLKTSIAFYALLGLDFTIDAHSPEHAGCDLPNGLHVMLDTEGFRTPFLPGWTAPAGGPRALLCFEFDDPAQVDAAYAELTGAGHRGLAEPFDAFWGMRYATVADPDGNGVDLYAALPAR, encoded by the coding sequence ATGCATCCCCGGCTCAACACCATCGACCTCGTCGTCGCCGACCTGAAGACGTCCATCGCCTTCTACGCCCTGCTCGGCCTGGACTTCACGATCGACGCGCACTCCCCCGAGCACGCCGGCTGCGACCTGCCGAACGGGCTGCACGTCATGCTGGACACCGAGGGCTTCCGCACGCCGTTCCTGCCGGGCTGGACGGCGCCGGCGGGCGGCCCGCGGGCCCTGCTGTGCTTCGAGTTCGACGACCCGGCGCAGGTGGACGCCGCGTACGCCGAGCTGACCGGGGCCGGGCACCGGGGGCTCGCGGAGCCGTTCGACGCGTTCTGGGGTATGCGGTACGCGACGGTGGCCGACCCGGACGGCAACGGCGTGGACCTGTACGCCGCCCTGCCCGCCCGCTGA
- a CDS encoding VOC family protein: MGLRLVQVNFKARDDAALGRFWAEALGWGLASEGPGVTNVEPLDFTWPDPTAVCIDVVTVPDPETVRYRVHLDLATTSEAHQAELVARLTELGAKPADVGQGDVPWTVMADPEGNVFCVLEPREIYRDTGPVAVVVVDCADPRAMARFWGEATGWATHEADDDLARLRAPEGVGPYLEFVRAAGPPAVWTRVHLDLLPDPVENQAEEVARLRGLGAVPGDVGQGDVPWKVMVDPEGNDFCVLGRA, translated from the coding sequence GTGGGACTGCGACTTGTTCAGGTGAACTTCAAGGCTCGGGACGACGCGGCGCTCGGCCGCTTCTGGGCGGAGGCGCTCGGCTGGGGTCTGGCCAGCGAGGGGCCCGGCGTGACCAACGTCGAACCCCTGGACTTCACCTGGCCGGACCCCACCGCCGTCTGCATCGACGTCGTCACCGTCCCGGATCCCGAGACGGTCCGGTACCGCGTGCACCTCGACCTCGCCACCACCTCGGAGGCGCATCAGGCGGAGCTGGTCGCGCGGCTGACGGAGCTCGGCGCCAAGCCCGCCGACGTGGGCCAGGGCGACGTGCCGTGGACGGTCATGGCCGACCCGGAGGGCAACGTGTTCTGCGTGCTGGAGCCCCGGGAGATCTACCGGGACACCGGTCCGGTCGCCGTCGTGGTGGTCGACTGCGCCGACCCCCGGGCCATGGCGCGGTTCTGGGGCGAGGCGACGGGCTGGGCCACGCACGAGGCGGACGACGACCTCGCGCGGCTGCGGGCGCCCGAAGGCGTCGGGCCGTACCTCGAGTTCGTGCGCGCCGCCGGCCCGCCCGCCGTGTGGACGCGCGTCCACCTGGACCTGCTCCCCGACCCCGTCGAGAACCAGGCGGAGGAGGTGGCCCGGCTACGGGGGCTCGGCGCGGTGCCGGGTGACGTCGGCCAGGGCGACGTGCCGTGGAAGGTCATGGTCGATCCGGAGGGCAACGACTTCTGCGTCCTCGGCCGGGCCTGA